A window from Ruminiclostridium josui JCM 17888 encodes these proteins:
- the tnpA gene encoding IS66 family insertion sequence element accessory protein TnpA, whose amino-acid sequence METKKVQQQYLLSKWAATIQECRATGMSVKDWCLENNVNMAQFFYWQRKIRKQLCSSVDNSAKDSSITFAPVQLTNSRNKSLQEVSFSTEMIVNVGGCQLQINNDTSPKLIETVLKVLQNV is encoded by the coding sequence ATGGAGACTAAAAAAGTACAACAACAGTACCTTCTTTCAAAATGGGCTGCTACTATTCAGGAATGCCGTGCTACCGGAATGTCTGTGAAGGATTGGTGCTTGGAAAACAATGTGAATATGGCTCAATTTTTTTATTGGCAGCGTAAAATACGTAAGCAACTCTGTTCATCGGTAGATAATTCAGCAAAGGATTCGTCAATCACTTTCGCACCCGTTCAACTCACGAATTCCCGTAATAAGTCCTTGCAAGAAGTATCTTTTAGCACAGAGATGATTGTTAACGTTGGAGGATGCCAATTACAAATTAATAATGATACTAGCCCTAAGCTGATAGAGACAGTACTGAAGGTACTCCAAAATGTTTAA
- the tnpB gene encoding IS66 family insertion sequence element accessory protein TnpB (TnpB, as the term is used for proteins encoded by IS66 family insertion elements, is considered an accessory protein, since TnpC, encoded by a neighboring gene, is a DDE family transposase.), translating into MFNNATGFDQIYIACGYTDLRQGIDGLAGMVQNQFHLNPFQNILFLFCGRKTTRIKGLLWEGDGFVLLYKRLEGGRFQWPRSEAEMKEITPKQFRWLTEGLAIEQAKAVKKVSPSRII; encoded by the coding sequence ATGTTTAATAATGCTACTGGTTTTGACCAGATTTACATTGCATGTGGTTATACCGATTTGCGCCAAGGAATTGATGGCCTTGCTGGGATGGTTCAAAATCAATTTCATTTAAATCCTTTTCAAAACATCCTGTTTCTTTTCTGCGGAAGAAAAACAACAAGGATAAAAGGTCTTCTTTGGGAAGGTGATGGTTTTGTATTACTATACAAGCGTTTAGAAGGCGGAAGATTTCAATGGCCTCGCAGTGAAGCAGAAATGAAAGAAATCACACCTAAACAATTCCGATGGCTAACAGAAGGTCTTGCCATTGAGCAAGCAAAAGCTGTTAAGAAAGTGTCTCCCAGCCGTATTATCTAG
- the tnpC gene encoding IS66 family transposase — translation MDKTFTELELTKYSKKDIVQLFLKQQAILEKQSTQLEEMNKNITLLIEANKIGKQKRFGRSSEKMVYDEQMELCFNEAEVTAAGKLIEEPEFDEVCPKPYKRKKAKGKRNEDLKDLPVSIIEHTLNDDELRSIFGDTWKRLPDEVYKRLQFHPATFEVEEHHVAVYAGKDNQTIVKANRPVDLLRNSIVTPTLAAGILNGKYINALPLYRLEQEFARNDIHISRQVMANWTIQCAERYLSLLYDRMHQELYQCSVSQADETPVLVSKDGRSAGSKSYMWVYRTGKMYEAPPIILYDYQKTRKADHPREFLKGYKGIIVTDGYEVYHKLEKEEPDIKIAGCWSHARRRFADVVKTMDKETAKDTLAYAALKQIALIYKTDNDLLGLSPQERVVRRKLLVRPEVEAFFAWVKEHRSDVPSQSETGKGFTYCLNQEKYLRTFLENGYVPLDNNVTEGAIRGFCIGKNNWHLIDTVQGAQASAIIYSIAETAKANNLKPYHYFKYLLQQLPQHMDDKDTSFIDKLLPWSEDLPEECRKATQN, via the coding sequence ATGGATAAAACATTTACAGAACTGGAATTAACTAAATATAGTAAAAAAGATATTGTTCAGCTTTTTCTGAAGCAGCAGGCCATACTTGAAAAACAAAGCACTCAATTAGAAGAAATGAATAAAAACATCACTCTTCTGATTGAAGCAAATAAAATTGGAAAGCAGAAAAGATTTGGACGTTCATCTGAAAAGATGGTATATGATGAGCAGATGGAACTGTGCTTTAACGAAGCAGAAGTAACTGCTGCCGGAAAGCTTATTGAAGAACCTGAATTTGATGAAGTATGTCCTAAGCCATATAAGCGAAAAAAAGCAAAAGGAAAACGTAATGAGGACTTAAAGGATTTGCCTGTCAGTATCATTGAACATACTCTTAATGACGATGAGTTAAGATCTATTTTCGGAGACACATGGAAACGACTGCCTGATGAAGTGTACAAGCGCCTTCAATTTCACCCTGCTACATTTGAGGTGGAAGAGCATCATGTTGCAGTATATGCAGGAAAGGACAATCAAACCATTGTAAAGGCAAACCGCCCTGTTGATCTATTGCGCAACAGTATTGTAACGCCAACTCTGGCAGCTGGTATACTAAATGGAAAATATATAAATGCTCTTCCTCTATACAGGTTGGAACAGGAGTTTGCCAGAAATGACATACATATATCCAGACAGGTAATGGCAAACTGGACAATACAATGTGCCGAGAGGTACCTGTCACTATTGTATGATAGAATGCATCAGGAACTCTATCAGTGCAGCGTATCACAGGCTGATGAGACACCAGTGCTTGTTTCAAAGGATGGTAGATCTGCCGGTTCTAAAAGCTACATGTGGGTATATCGTACGGGCAAAATGTACGAGGCTCCGCCCATTATCCTGTATGATTACCAGAAAACGCGTAAAGCTGATCATCCAAGAGAATTTCTCAAGGGGTATAAAGGGATTATTGTAACCGATGGATATGAAGTTTACCACAAGCTTGAGAAAGAAGAACCAGACATAAAGATAGCAGGATGTTGGAGTCATGCCCGTCGTAGGTTTGCGGATGTTGTCAAGACAATGGACAAAGAAACCGCTAAAGATACATTAGCATATGCAGCATTAAAACAAATAGCTTTGATATATAAAACAGATAATGATCTTTTGGGGCTATCTCCACAAGAGAGAGTTGTCAGACGTAAGCTTCTTGTAAGGCCTGAAGTAGAAGCTTTCTTTGCATGGGTTAAAGAGCATAGAAGTGACGTTCCATCACAATCAGAAACAGGCAAAGGCTTTACCTATTGCCTAAATCAAGAAAAATATCTAAGAACATTTCTTGAAAATGGTTACGTACCTCTGGATAATAATGTTACAGAGGGAGCTATAAGGGGCTTCTGCATAGGAAAAAACAACTGGCATTTGATAGACACAGTTCAAGGAGCCCAGGCAAGCGCAATAATTTACAGTATTGCAGAAACAGCTAAGGCTAATAACTTAAAACCATACCATTACTTTAAATATTTACTGCAGCAGCTTCCCCAACATATGGATGATAAGGATACATCCTTTATAGACAAGCTGCTTCCTTGGTCAGAAGATTTGCCTGAAGAATGCAGAAAAGCAACTCAAAATTAG
- a CDS encoding ATP-dependent DNA helicase, whose amino-acid sequence MMDTRIEEILDFWENKLPEYYSSDVIRLTQVQMSLDIADFLLNESRPNIFILEAPVGTGKSLGALIPAMLEKKHRILSSQVIYATATINLQGQLTREEVPLLKKYGLVNKYILAKGKGNYYCHERAMESLHRYKNLKESLISFFEQAETGHRDEYENIYRPLENKLWENFNLEASSYECRNCTYSLNCPTQKHRSRFLSSSNDLIITNHDQLIRSFLNFQDMESASKPILPTNPGIIIIDEAHDFLENFLGQTEVCLKLNTLSKVKHLIPKLLKNKYSRLMEKFWSLYTEEKSSVESAQGRYKLSEKARSMLISMKSCIDEAMLKEESKNIGKNLLLYKNEDSKIQELEEISAAIRKITSASYVSWVCYEDNTVHAVNKGFTSSFRNFLLELAKYNKVVIMSGTLTTNGDFTPMLDLWHLTQKDVRKLALPTSFSYRDQAKIYVPDGLVSPKESATPEYTENQVEKIISIIEMCGGRSLILATSKTHMNNVFSGITPYLEKQGINSFVQDSSSVEVLSDKFKKDETSVLIGSGSFFSGISVKGESLLCVIITRLPFPVPEDPYIDLLGEGLEGSKFMSVSFPHMMVKLNQAVGRLIRDISDYGIVSILDERLYTNKEYGSIIYDSFEKLGYIITRNHDEVSTFIKRGKENVKDISYAKYSRDKLTMHKALSKKMLARKTTNYDILGYNVGMNKKLEKKYLNHRTQKVKEFIESNITDEQYQFAENILASKKKTKKDIKNILTSKRLFEYLFDLFYKDNEDTRVVTDHFPYNNDEQRKEFVIYKGVGSRTYKLKPEELDELNRRLAKQNRSYI is encoded by the coding sequence ATGATGGATACTCGCATTGAAGAAATTCTTGACTTTTGGGAAAATAAGTTACCAGAATACTACAGTTCAGATGTTATTAGGTTAACACAGGTACAGATGTCGCTAGATATAGCTGATTTTCTACTTAATGAAAGCCGGCCCAATATTTTTATTTTAGAAGCTCCCGTAGGTACTGGTAAATCTTTGGGAGCGTTGATTCCTGCAATGCTTGAAAAAAAGCATAGAATTCTCTCATCTCAAGTTATATATGCTACAGCGACTATAAATCTTCAAGGTCAGTTGACTCGTGAAGAAGTCCCTCTTTTAAAAAAATATGGTTTAGTAAATAAGTATATTTTAGCTAAAGGAAAAGGGAATTATTATTGCCATGAACGTGCTATGGAATCATTACATCGGTACAAAAATTTGAAAGAAAGTCTAATTTCCTTTTTTGAACAGGCAGAAACGGGTCACAGAGATGAGTATGAAAATATTTATAGGCCTTTAGAAAATAAACTGTGGGAAAACTTTAACCTTGAAGCAAGTAGCTACGAATGTCGTAATTGTACATATAGCCTAAATTGTCCAACGCAGAAGCACCGTTCCCGTTTTTTGTCTTCGTCCAATGATCTCATTATCACTAATCATGATCAGCTAATACGCTCATTCCTTAATTTTCAAGACATGGAGTCTGCGAGTAAACCTATCCTGCCAACAAATCCCGGCATTATAATTATAGATGAAGCACATGATTTTTTAGAGAATTTTTTAGGACAAACAGAAGTATGTCTTAAGCTTAATACTTTGAGTAAAGTTAAGCATCTAATTCCGAAATTACTGAAAAACAAATATTCTAGACTCATGGAAAAATTTTGGAGCCTGTACACGGAAGAGAAATCATCTGTTGAATCAGCTCAGGGAAGATATAAGCTTTCAGAAAAAGCTCGGAGCATGCTAATATCTATGAAAAGCTGTATTGATGAGGCTATGTTAAAAGAGGAATCAAAAAATATAGGTAAAAATCTATTACTCTACAAAAATGAAGACAGTAAGATACAAGAACTAGAAGAAATTTCGGCAGCTATTAGAAAGATCACATCAGCATCTTATGTTTCTTGGGTCTGCTATGAAGACAATACTGTTCATGCAGTAAACAAAGGGTTTACAAGTTCCTTTAGAAATTTCTTACTTGAATTGGCTAAATACAACAAAGTTGTAATAATGTCTGGAACTCTAACTACAAATGGGGATTTCACACCTATGTTAGATTTATGGCATTTAACGCAAAAGGATGTCCGAAAACTTGCTCTACCAACTTCGTTTTCATATAGGGATCAAGCTAAAATATATGTGCCTGATGGTTTGGTATCACCTAAAGAGAGCGCTACACCAGAGTATACTGAAAATCAAGTTGAAAAAATTATCTCTATTATAGAAATGTGTGGAGGAAGAAGCTTGATTTTAGCAACATCCAAGACACACATGAACAATGTCTTTTCTGGTATTACACCTTACTTAGAAAAACAGGGGATTAATTCTTTTGTTCAAGATTCCAGTAGTGTTGAGGTTTTGTCAGATAAATTTAAGAAAGATGAAACCAGTGTACTTATAGGTTCTGGGAGCTTTTTTTCTGGAATATCAGTAAAAGGGGAATCACTTCTTTGTGTTATTATAACTCGTCTGCCATTTCCTGTTCCAGAAGATCCATATATAGATTTGCTAGGGGAGGGACTTGAAGGTTCAAAGTTTATGAGTGTATCCTTTCCGCATATGATGGTAAAACTCAACCAGGCTGTTGGAAGGTTAATTCGTGATATAAGTGATTATGGAATTGTTTCTATATTGGATGAACGCCTTTATACTAATAAGGAATATGGCTCAATAATATATGATTCATTTGAGAAATTGGGATATATTATAACTCGTAATCATGACGAAGTTTCAACATTCATAAAAAGAGGAAAAGAGAATGTTAAGGATATAAGCTATGCAAAATATAGTCGTGATAAGCTTACCATGCATAAAGCTCTCTCAAAGAAAATGCTGGCAAGGAAAACTACAAATTATGATATTTTGGGATACAATGTTGGGATGAATAAAAAACTTGAAAAAAAGTATTTAAACCATCGCACGCAAAAAGTCAAAGAATTTATAGAATCAAATATTACTGACGAACAATATCAATTTGCTGAGAACATACTAGCATCAAAGAAAAAAACTAAAAAGGATATCAAAAACATTCTAACATCAAAAAGATTATTCGAGTATTTGTTTGACTTGTTTTATAAGGATAACGAGGATACAAGGGTGGTAACGGACCATTTTCCCTATAATAATGATGAACAACGTAAGGAGTTTGTTATATATAAAGGTGTCGGTTCGAGAACATATAAACTTAAACCAGAAGAACTTGATGAACTGAATAGGAGGTTGGCTAAGCAGAACCGTTCATATATATGA
- a CDS encoding recombinase family protein, whose amino-acid sequence MIYGYLRAIENCSPERDINMQKQLETMTNQGIEIIFQDLVTRKTTGNEQFNHLLDMLEENDIVVIVKLSRLAVSLSELSDICGIFSNKRAILKVLGLGEISRNGHISNEKWINALKEFEEDIRYEKICRGHLISRKNHQSNSAIPCGRPPKYSKKQLSEALKLRDRYSFQEIANITGICKSTLLNASKKMQI is encoded by the coding sequence ATGATTTATGGATATTTACGAGCCATTGAGAATTGTTCTCCTGAGAGAGACATTAATATGCAAAAGCAGTTAGAAACTATGACAAATCAAGGGATTGAAATTATTTTTCAGGATTTAGTAACAAGAAAAACTACAGGTAATGAGCAATTTAATCATTTACTTGATATGTTAGAAGAAAATGATATTGTAGTGATTGTCAAACTGTCCAGACTCGCGGTTAGCCTAAGCGAATTATCTGATATATGTGGCATTTTCTCTAACAAAAGAGCAATTTTAAAGGTCTTAGGATTAGGCGAAATATCAAGAAATGGTCATATTTCGAATGAAAAATGGATAAATGCATTAAAAGAATTTGAAGAAGATATAAGATATGAAAAAATTTGTAGGGGCCACTTGATTTCCAGGAAAAATCATCAATCAAATAGTGCAATTCCTTGTGGAAGACCTCCAAAATACTCTAAAAAACAATTAAGCGAAGCATTAAAATTGCGAGATCGTTATTCATTTCAAGAAATAGCTAATATTACGGGCATATGTAAAAGTACATTATTGAATGCAAGTAAAAAGATGCAAATATGA
- a CDS encoding cysteine ABC transporter substrate-binding protein — protein MNKIKRIIPLVVSIVLALGVLAGCGSNTSNNKSSIDEIKERGKIKIGVFSDKNPFGYVDADGKNQGFDVYIAKRFAKDLLGDESKVEFVLVDAASRVAYLESNKVDIIMANFTVTEDRKQKVDFANPYMKVSLGIVSPDSAPITSIDQLKGKKAIVAKGTTAETYLTKNYPDIEQLKFEQYTEIFEALKDGRGAAIVNDNTEVIAWAKQNPGFTVGVPSLGGQDTIAPAVKKGNKDLLDWINNELTALGKENFIHKAYDATLADVYGEDYKESLVIEGGKLE, from the coding sequence ATGAATAAAATTAAAAGAATTATCCCATTAGTAGTAAGCATAGTATTAGCTTTGGGGGTATTGGCAGGTTGCGGTTCAAATACTTCAAATAACAAGAGTTCAATTGATGAAATAAAAGAGCGAGGAAAAATTAAGATTGGTGTATTCAGCGACAAAAATCCTTTTGGTTACGTGGATGCAGATGGCAAGAATCAAGGGTTTGATGTATATATAGCCAAAAGATTTGCAAAAGATTTACTAGGAGATGAGTCTAAGGTTGAATTTGTGTTGGTAGACGCAGCAAGCAGAGTTGCATACTTAGAATCAAACAAGGTTGACATAATAATGGCAAACTTTACGGTTACAGAAGACAGAAAGCAAAAGGTGGATTTTGCAAATCCATATATGAAGGTTTCTCTTGGAATAGTATCTCCAGACAGTGCTCCAATTACTTCAATTGACCAACTAAAGGGCAAGAAAGCTATTGTCGCTAAAGGAACAACTGCTGAAACATATTTAACAAAGAATTATCCGGACATAGAGCAACTAAAGTTTGAGCAATATACAGAAATATTTGAAGCATTAAAAGATGGGCGTGGTGCTGCAATAGTTAACGACAATACTGAAGTAATAGCATGGGCAAAACAGAATCCTGGCTTCACTGTTGGTGTGCCATCATTGGGTGGTCAGGATACAATAGCACCTGCTGTAAAGAAAGGAAATAAAGATCTCCTGGATTGGATTAATAATGAACTCACTGCTTTAGGAAAAGAGAATTTTATACATAAAGCATATGATGCTACATTAGCAGATGTATATGGAGAAGATTACAAAGAAAGCCTTGTTATAGAAGGTGGGAAATTAGAATAA
- a CDS encoding amino acid ABC transporter ATP-binding protein → MDKGSNEVLLEIKGLHKKYDEVSVLENINLSVKKGEVVVVLGPSGCGKSTLLRCLNGLESIQGGDIIFRNKSLINKDVNWQEIRQHIGMVFQSYDLFPHMTVIENILLGPTKVQKRNKSEVMEQAKQLLDRVGLLDRLNSYPRQLSGGQKQRIAIVRALCMNPDIMLFDEVTASLDPEMVREVLEVILGLAKQGMTMVIVTHEMSFAHAVADKIVFIDKGNICEISEPDVFFTNPKTERAKHFLNIFQY, encoded by the coding sequence ATGGATAAGGGGAGCAACGAAGTATTACTTGAGATAAAAGGTTTACATAAGAAATATGACGAAGTATCGGTACTAGAAAATATAAATCTCAGTGTTAAAAAAGGAGAAGTTGTTGTTGTTTTAGGGCCATCGGGGTGTGGAAAGAGTACTCTTTTACGATGCCTCAATGGACTCGAAAGTATTCAAGGCGGAGATATAATATTCAGGAATAAAAGTCTCATAAATAAAGATGTAAATTGGCAGGAAATCCGCCAGCACATAGGGATGGTATTTCAGAGCTATGACTTATTTCCGCATATGACAGTCATAGAAAATATCCTTTTAGGCCCTACTAAAGTACAAAAGAGAAATAAATCTGAGGTTATGGAGCAAGCAAAGCAGCTTTTAGACAGAGTAGGATTACTTGACCGGTTAAACTCATATCCTCGTCAGCTTTCAGGTGGTCAAAAGCAGAGAATAGCTATTGTAAGGGCTTTGTGCATGAATCCTGACATTATGTTATTTGATGAGGTTACCGCGTCACTTGATCCAGAAATGGTAAGAGAAGTTTTAGAAGTTATATTGGGACTTGCAAAGCAGGGAATGACAATGGTTATTGTAACTCATGAAATGTCATTTGCTCATGCTGTCGCCGATAAGATAGTGTTTATTGATAAAGGCAATATATGTGAAATATCAGAGCCGGATGTATTTTTTACAAACCCTAAGACAGAACGTGCTAAGCACTTCTTAAATATATTTCAATACTAA
- a CDS encoding amino acid ABC transporter permease — protein sequence MQSLGISVLFKGMNMQRLFDGLLVTARIAFISIVIGSLLGIVLGVIWTSKSKWIRSFCRIYLEVFRIIPILVWLFIMYFGVTTALNLHISGEITSIIVFTLWGAAEMGDIVRGALESLPKHQIESGKAIGLSFLGLYRYILIPQAIRRMLPGAINLATRMVKTTSLVVLIGVIDVIKVGQQIIELSRLEVPTASFWVYGFIFILYFIICYPLSMLSKRLENKWNG from the coding sequence ATGCAGAGTTTGGGAATTAGTGTGCTTTTTAAGGGAATGAATATGCAGCGCCTTTTTGACGGCTTGCTGGTAACAGCAAGGATAGCTTTTATTTCAATTGTTATAGGCTCGCTTCTAGGAATAGTTTTAGGAGTTATCTGGACTTCAAAGTCAAAATGGATACGTTCCTTTTGTCGAATATATCTAGAGGTATTTAGAATAATACCGATTCTTGTTTGGTTGTTTATTATGTATTTTGGAGTTACTACCGCCCTAAATTTACATATAAGTGGAGAGATTACTTCTATTATTGTATTTACTCTTTGGGGGGCAGCTGAAATGGGGGATATCGTAAGAGGTGCACTGGAATCGCTGCCAAAACATCAGATTGAGTCTGGAAAGGCAATAGGCCTTAGTTTTTTAGGACTTTACAGGTACATTCTAATACCCCAAGCAATAAGAAGAATGTTACCGGGTGCCATAAATTTAGCAACAAGGATGGTTAAGACTACTTCTCTGGTAGTTTTGATAGGAGTTATAGATGTTATAAAGGTAGGCCAGCAAATTATAGAACTTTCACGTTTAGAAGTGCCTACAGCATCCTTTTGGGTTTATGGTTTCATATTTATACTTTATTTTATAATTTGTTATCCACTTTCAATGTTATCTAAGAGATTAGAAAATAAATGGAATGGTTAG
- a CDS encoding amino acid ABC transporter permease, translating to MGINWQFIADSLPLYLEAAWTTLKLGFWGILFSLIIGLICSIVLYFKVKVLKSIVQAYIELSRNTPLLIQLFFLYFGLTKLGITLNENACAIIGLSFLGGSYMAEAYRSGLEAISKIQIESGLSIGLNKAQFVRYVIFPQAFSVSIPLLGANCIFLLKETSIVGAIAVVDLMNVTKDLIGMYYQTFEALSMLVAVYLLIILPLSLLLTWLERKVRYAEFGN from the coding sequence ATGGGTATTAATTGGCAATTCATAGCAGATAGCCTGCCTCTTTACTTAGAGGCTGCATGGACGACACTGAAACTAGGATTTTGGGGTATATTGTTTTCTTTAATAATTGGATTAATTTGTAGTATAGTTCTGTACTTCAAGGTCAAAGTGCTAAAATCAATAGTTCAAGCTTATATTGAGTTATCCCGCAATACTCCGCTGCTTATACAGTTGTTCTTCTTATACTTTGGACTTACAAAACTGGGAATCACACTAAACGAGAATGCATGTGCCATTATTGGTTTGTCTTTTTTAGGAGGAAGCTATATGGCAGAAGCATATAGAAGTGGTTTGGAAGCTATAAGCAAGATACAGATTGAATCAGGCCTTAGTATAGGACTAAACAAAGCCCAGTTTGTGAGATATGTGATTTTTCCTCAAGCATTTTCAGTTAGTATACCTTTGTTAGGTGCAAATTGCATTTTTTTGCTGAAAGAAACCTCTATAGTAGGAGCTATTGCAGTGGTTGACCTTATGAATGTAACAAAGGATTTAATAGGTATGTATTATCAAACCTTTGAAGCTCTCTCTATGCTGGTGGCAGTATATTTGCTCATTATTTTGCCGTTATCATTACTATTGACATGGTTGGAAAGGAAGGTGCGTTATGCAGAGTTTGGGAATTAG
- a CDS encoding HAD-IA family hydrolase, with protein sequence MRALILDMYGVVIKDPEGGLLPFINRTFPNLSREDVYFHWKKANVGELSSLELFRNLGFQGDLDKIEKEYLDTIEIDDSFYEFAPILKKHYHLALISNDLKEWSRYLRDKFKINDYFDAITVSGEFKIKKPDMQIFMHTLDKLGLKASDCIYVDDRIYNLDAAESLGMDAILFNSRNVQYHGKTVFSFKELADLLID encoded by the coding sequence ATGAGAGCATTAATTTTGGATATGTATGGGGTGGTTATTAAAGACCCGGAGGGAGGTCTTTTGCCATTCATTAATCGTACATTTCCTAATTTGAGCCGGGAGGATGTATATTTTCATTGGAAAAAAGCTAATGTTGGTGAACTATCTTCTTTAGAACTTTTCAGAAATCTAGGATTTCAAGGTGATTTAGATAAGATTGAAAAAGAATATTTAGATACAATAGAAATTGATGATTCTTTTTATGAATTTGCTCCCATCTTAAAGAAACATTATCATTTAGCATTAATATCAAACGATTTAAAGGAATGGAGCAGGTATTTACGTGATAAATTTAAAATTAATGATTATTTTGATGCTATAACAGTAAGTGGGGAATTTAAAATAAAAAAACCAGATATGCAAATATTCATGCATACACTTGATAAACTTGGACTTAAGGCATCTGATTGCATTTATGTAGATGACAGAATATATAATTTAGATGCTGCTGAATCCCTTGGAATGGATGCCATTTTATTTAATAGCAGAAATGTTCAGTACCATGGAAAAACGGTTTTCAGTTTTAAAGAACTTGCCGATTTGCTGATTGATTAA